Genomic DNA from Streptococcus uberis:
TAGATGGCATTTTTGAAGTCTTTAAGGTCTTCTTGGTCACTAAGGGCAAACAGGCTTTGGGTTAAGTTTTTACCTAGTTCTATGTTGTAATGGATACCGGAAATGGACTGAAGTTTTTTGCCGTAAGTTTGGGCGAGTTGTTCCCGGTAGCGGACTTCTTCGGCTTTGTCCAGTTTAGCAATCTGAATCTGGTCTTCTTCGATATAGGGGGGGATGGAAAGGGGCCAGATGACCTGGTCTTCTTCAAGACTACGCTGTGCGACATCAAAGATGGCGCCTAGGCGTCTTCTAGCCTCCTGTGTCGACTGAGAGATGGGGGTAATCAATTCCAGTTGTTGCTCACTAAAGTCGGTTTGGATATAGGGGTGGAAGCTTCGTGAACCAAGGGCTTTAGGGTGGTCTGTTTGGGCCAATATGCCTTCTTGTGTTAGGCGAAGGCCTTCACGTTCCAAGCCGAAAGTTGCCTCCAAAATGTCTGTATTTTGAGGGAGTTTTTGTAAGAGCTGATTAAGCATGCAAATGTCTCTTTTCCATAGTATTCTTCTTGTTACAGTTTACAATTTTAAAGGTCGAAATTCAATTTATTGATACGCTTTTCACAAAAAACCTGTTGAAACATCAACAGGTTTTGGAATAGGGTTATTGATTGAATTCAATTTAGCTATAATCAGTATAGGTTAATATATTTTAGGTCAGTGTCATGTCAATAAACTAATGCGTCTGAATAAATATTAAAATATCCTCAAAAGATAAATTAGATGAAGCTACTCCAATACCAAGATAGACTAATTCTTTATCGGTACAATCTAAAACAATACCATTAATCTCAAGTAAAACTAGCATAGCAAAGATACCAATTCGCTTATTTCCATCTAGAAAAGCATGATTTTTAATAAGTGAATAGCAGAGTCTAGCAGCTTTTTCTTCGATACTTTTATATTTTTCAACTCCAAAATAGCTATCAAATACATTAGCAATTGCTGATTCAACAAGTCCTTTATCTCTAGTTCCTTCAATACCTCCAGTTACTGAAATAAGTTGAGAATGTAGGGATATGATTTGTTCAGGTGTTAATTTCTTCATTTAGCTAGTTCCTTAAAGGCATCTAAATGCTTTGACAGGACAGCGTTTGCTACTTTGTCAAGGGTGTTTTTATCTGTTATTTCTACTTCCTTATGTTCTTCATTGATTAAAGTAGCGTAGTCAAGTAATACATATTTAGGTTTATTATTTTTGAGAATAACAGCTGTTCCCTTACTGTCAACCATACGGGCAACTTTTGAAAAATTTTGGTTTGCTTCTGTTATTGGTACTAGGTTTTCAAGATTAATTTGCATGATAAATTCCTCCTTAGAGTGATCATAACATCATTTATAGACAATTACAAGAAAAATAGGATGAATATATCCTATAAATAAAAAATAGTCAAAAGCCAAAACGTTTAAAGTATCAAAATGGTTGCTTTTATAGCCGTCTACTAATGCTTGCCAACTATGCAAAAAATGCCCATTTTAAAATGGGCATTTTTTTATTTCTCCACTTCTTTTTGTTGTTCACGTCCTTGGTCCAGGAGAGCTTGGACGATTTTTTCATCTCTGAGTTTGACGGAATCATTGATGGTTTCTGCCGACTGAATAATGGCGTGTTCCAATTGAGCGCGTTTATGGCGTCCGTCATCAATAGCAGCGATAATGCCATTGTTTTGTTCCACTAAGCTTTCAGCTAGGGCCGTGACGGATTGAATAGACAAGGTTGGGTTTTGAGCAGATCTTTCCAAAGCAGGGATAGCTTCCTTGCTGGTTTCCGCTAACATTTGAAGGGCTGCATTATTGGCATTAACAATAGCGTCAGCAGTAGCTCCCGATTTAACAGACTGTTGCAAAATGCCCAGTTGAGCAATGGAAAGTTTCATGGTTGGAATGGTGTTACGACGCAACATGCCTAATTTTTGGCGCATATCTGAGGAGACTTTGACCAAGTTGCGCATTTGAGGCGTCGTTGCCCAAGCCACGTAAAGGCGGCTGACATACTCAGTGTGTTGTTGCTCCAAGGTGTTGACCACTTCAGTTGTCCGTGCCAAAAGATCCGTTTTACTTTGGTATTCTGGCGTTACAGCGTCTAAACTCTTGAGTTCTGTTTGTAAAGCTTGCGCTCTTTGAGTCGCTTCCTTCAAGCTAGCTTCTACAAAAGCAATGACTCCAACTAAGTTTTCAATGGATTTGGTATTGTCTTCAATCAGAAGCTCTGCTGAGACGATATTTCGAGCGAGGGTGTCTTCTTGTTTGACCACAGCTGCCGCCATGCCATCCATTTTCTGCTCAATATTTTGGGCATCAAAGTAGAATTCTTGCAAGGTATTTTTGCTTTGCTTAAAGAGTTTTTGAAGTAGATTTGGCTTTTTCTCAAGGTCAGCAGGTCCAACGTCTTTGTATTTGGCTACAAAGCCATTTAATTCTTGATTGGTCTTTTTCAGCAAGTCATCCACTTGTGGGATTTCCAATTTCTTTTGTTCCCTTAAAATATGGTTGACGGTTGCATTGACTCCCTCAACGGCAGATTGACCAAAATCCAACAAGGTATTTTGATTGGCCATAAAGGAATCTACTAAAGCAGGTGCCTTGCTTGAAATGGCACTTTGTTGCTCTGGGCTTAGTTTTTCATAAAAGGAAATGGTCTTGCCGGATGTGTCCACTTGGTCAGTGATGATTTCTGTGGTTTTGTCATTTTTTGAGATGGCATTGTTAGCAATTTGGTCAATATCAAAGTTAAATTCTGACATGGTAACTCCTATTCTAGATCAGGTGCTATGGTATTTTGTTTCGATTTATCTTGCATCATGCGTAGGCTGACGTCAAAATCTTTGAGTTCACTTTCATTCAGTTTACGGAGGGTTTCATCAAGGTCTAAGTCAAATTGTTTTAGAGCTTGAAGGGCAGAGGCCAAACGTTCTTCTGCCTTATAGTAATCTTTGGGTGACGACTTGATTTTGAGGTAGCCGTTTAAGATGTCGTAGAAATGATCCATGCTGCTTTCTTGTAGTGCCGTTAGCTCGGCTTTGTCGTCAGCGGCTTCAATTTTTTCAAGGATGGTTTTGTTATCTCTGAGGACATTTTGGTAAATCTCTTGAATTTCGGGTGCCTGTTCCGTGATGATTTTATCAATCACGAATTGTTGGCTCATGTGGCTATCAATCTCTACCTGTTCCAACTGCAAGACGGTGTCAACGCGGACTTGATCCGCCTTATGATTGATGCGTTTGTAGACATCACTAGGGATGTGTCCTTGGAGCTGGTAGGATTCTTCTTTGATAAAATCCAGTTTAGGCAGTAATTGATTAGCCACAAGTTGGAAATTATGAGTGTCCTTATCAATCAAATACTGGTTCAAGAGTTTACTTTGTTTATCAGCTATCTGGACGGTATCTTTAAGTTGTTGAATGCGTTTGGCCAGCTGTTGTCCGCGAAGAAATTTTTGCCTTTTGCCGGTGTAGCGAAAGGCCATCCCTAGGCCAATTGCAGCGATTAAAAAAAGACCATCATGGACCACATCGCTAATGACACCTAGGCAGACAAAGTAGACGATTAGCCAAATCCATCCGGGAATGCGAGGAAGGTGTTCAATCAGTTTGTCAAAAGATTTTAGGTTCATATTGATTCTCGATTTCTATCTTACTATTCGTTTTTTCTATACTCTATTTTACCTCAAAAACCCCTTTTCTTAAAGCGTTTACCGTTAATTCTGCTAGCGCAGCTGAGATTTCAGCACTTTTGGAGTGGTAAAAACAGTGTAACGCTTTCATGTAAAATGTTCGTGTTTTACTTTTTTTCTTAAAAAATAGAGAAGCTTCAATGGTTTTTTTCTTAATTATTTTTTATGGGATGGCAATTTTTTTCATTTTTTGCTATAATGAATTGTAAGACAAACTCGCAGGTGAGATTCCTGCCATGTTTCTCAAGAAAGGTGAAGGCCTCTGCTTTTAGCATGCCGGTATCGTAAAAACATATGACATCAGTAGTAGTAGTTGGCACCCAATGGGGTGATGAAGGTAAAGGAAAAATCACTGACTTTTTATCTGCAGATGCAGAAGTGATTGCGCGTTATCAAGGTGGTGACAATGCAGGTCATACCATTGTGATTGATGGTAAGAAATTCAAATTGCATTTGATTCCGTCTGGTATTTTCTTCCCTGAAAAAATTTCTGTTATTGGTAATGGCGTTGTGGTCAATCCAAAATCATTGGTTAAGGAATTGGCATATCTCCATGAAGAAGGTATCACAACAGACAACCTTCGTATTTCTGACCGTGCGCACGTTATCTTGCCATACCATATTAAATTGGATCAATTGCAAGAAGATGCCAAAGGTGACAACAAAATTGGAACAACCATCAAGGGTATTGGACCAGCTTATATGGACAAGGCTGCGCGTGTAGGTATTCGTATCGCTGATCTTTTGGACAAAGAGATCTTTGCTGAACGCTTAAGAATTAACTTAGCCGAAAAAAATCGTCTCTTTGAAAAAATGTATGATAGTGAAGCTCTTGATTTTGATAGTATTTTTGAAGAATACTATGCCTATGGTCAAGAAATTAAAAAATATGTGACTGATACCTCTGTTATCCTTAATGATGCCCTAGATGCAGGTAAACGTGTTCTTTTTGAAGGGGCACAAGGGGTTATGCTTGATATTGACCAAGGAACTTACCCATTTGTAACCTCATCTAACCCTGTTGCTGGTGGTGTTACCATTGGTTCAGGTGTTGGCCCAAGTAAAATCAACAAGGTTGTAGGTGTATGTAAAGCTTACACTAGCCGTGTTGGTGATGGTCCATTCCCAACTGAACTCTTTGATGAAGTTGGCGATCGTATCCGTGAAGTTGGTCATGAATATGGGACAACTACAGGACGTCCACGTCGTGTCGGTTGGTTTGACTCAGTTGTGATGCGTCATAGCCGTCGTGTTTCAGGCATTACAAACCTATCACTTAACTCTATCGATGTGCTTTCAGGTCTTGACACGGTTAAAATCTGTGTGGCATACGACTTAGATGGTGAACGTATTGATTATTACCCAGCTAGCTTAGAACAATTGAAACGTTGCAAACCTATTTATGAAGAATTACCAGGTTGGTCTGAAGACATTACAGGAGTTCGTAGTCTTGATGATCTTCCAGAAAACGCTCGTAACTATGTTCGCCGTGTGAGTGAATTGGTTGGCGTTCGTATTTCAACCTTCTCAGTAGGTCCAGGCCGTGAACAAACAAATATCTTAGAATCTGTTTGGGCAAACATCTAACAAAGAATAAATCATTTTTTCTAGTGAAGACAACCTGATGTTGTCTTCGCTTTTTTGATATGTTTCTAATATGTTTTTTTGACTTAATTATTGTAGAATAATGAAAAAGGAGGAAATAACGATATGAAACATCTAAAAGGTAGATTTAACATCGTAGATACGGATTTTGGGACACAAATCATTATTGATAATGAGACAGGTGTGGAATATTATAAAAATGGATATCAGATCATTCCACTTCTAGAAGCAAATGGGAAACCCAAATTGAACAAAGACTGGTTGGCAAACCAATCGTAGCCTTTAGGATTGTAAAGTTAGGGCAGTAACAATAATGGAATTTTGTCTTTGGTGGAAAGGAAAAGAGGTCACAGTTATAAGATGTCACATAAAGTGTTTCAAATGGCCTTTGCCTCAATTTATCAGGCTTTGGTGGCAAAAGTAGAGCGAAAAGGGGGGCAGTCAGAGGATGTCGATGCCCTCATTTCATGGTTGATGGGCTATTCTGCAGAAAGGCTAGTAGCCTTAAAGTCGTCTCAAATAACTTATGGGGATTTCATTGACCAAGCCCCTCATTTCAATCCAGATCGCCAAAATATCACTGGTAAAATCTGTGGTGTACAGATAGAAGCCATAGAAGATGACCGCATGCAAAAATTACGACAATTGGATAAGTTAGTGGATTGGTTGGCAAAAGGGAAAAGTCCCCAAGAAGTGATTGCTAAATACAGTAAATAAGAAGTCCACATAAGATGACTGCTTACGGGCAGTCATCTTTTTATAATGAGTCTTAAAAACTACTTTTCTTATTTTTACAAAACTTAATGTTCGGAAATAGACTTTATTTTGAATAAAAAGAGAAAATTTTCTTAATAATATTCTGATATTGTGCTAGAATGGAAGTCTGTTGAAAAAAGAGTTTAAAAACTCACTGATTTACTACAATTTGGAGGAAAAACCGAACATGAATAAAAAATTAACATCCCTTGCCTTATTATCAGCTGCTATTATCCCATTAGCGGCATGTTCTCATAAAGGCCAAAAATCTGCTTCTTCATCAGATTTAAAAGTAGCCATGATTACTGACCAAGGGGGTGTTGATGATAAATCCTTTAACCAATCAGCTTGGGAAGGTCTACAAGCTTGGGGCAAATCAAAAAATTTGAAAAAAGGAAGTGATTTTAATTATTTCCAATCAACCAATGAATCAGAATATGTGACAAACCTTGATACTGCAAAGTCAAATGGTTTTAATGTCATCTTTGGTATTGGCTTTAACCTGACTGATTCTATTAAAAAAGCGTCTTCTGATAACGCAGATACAAAATACGCTATTGTCGATGATGTGATTGAAGGAAAAGACAATGTTGCAAGTATCACTTTTGCCGACAACGAAGCAGCTTATTTAGCTGGTGTTGCGGCTGCTAAAACCAGCAAAAGCAAACAAGTTGGTTTTGTAGGTGGTATGGAAGGAACCGTTGTTAAACGTTTTGAAAAAGGCTTTGAAGCAGGTGTTAAATCAGTTGATCCTTCTATCAAAGTATCAATCGCTTACGCAGGGTCATTTGCGGATGCTGCTAAAGGAAAATCAATTGCAGCAACACAATATGCAAGTGGTGCTGACGTCATCTATCAAGCAGCAGGTGGAACGGGTGCTGGTGTTTTCAACGAAGCCAAAGCTATTAATGAAAAACGTGCCGCTTCAGATAAAGTTTGGGTCCTTGGTGTAGACCGTGACCAAAAAGCTGAAGGTGAATACACTGATAAAGATGGTCAAAAAGGAAACTTTGTCCTTGCTTCAAGTATCAAAGAAGTTGGCAAAACCATGCAAAAAGTCATTGGTATGACTGAAAAAGGTGACTTCCCTGGTGGTAAAGTCAATACCTTTGGTTTAAAAGAATCAGGTGTTAACCTCACCACAAAAGATCTTCCAGAAGATGTTAAAAAAGCAGTTGAAACAGCACGCCAAGACATTATCTCAGGTAAAATCAAAGTCCCAGAAAAATAAAAAAAAAACAAACCAGTTGGCAACAACTGGTTTTTGGCTTTAAAAATAACATTTGATATGGTGATTGACAAAGACTTGGCGATACTCTTCCAGGTCTTCTGGGTGATAGGCTGGCACATTGGCCATGGCATAATCACGGTTTAAGAGTTTGTATTTGTTTTCGCCAAATTGATGGAAAGGCAAGAGTTGTACCTTGTCAATATCCAGTTGGTTAAAGAGTTGGCTAAAAGCTTGGGCATCTTCTAAGGAATCATTAAAGTCTGGGATGACTGGAATGCGTAAGACGATCTCTTTGCCTTGGGAGAAAGCGTAATGGATGTTGTCAACAATCAGGTTGTTGGTGACACCAGTGACTTGGCGATGCCTTAAGCTATCGTAATGTTTTAAATCAGTGTAAATAAAATCAACATATTGGATGAGATCTTTAAAATGTTCAGGTTTAGCATAGGCGGTGGTTTCAATAGCGGTGTGCAAGCCATTGGCTTTAGCTTCTTTTAAAATGGCTTTTGCAAAAGGGTATTGGGCAAAAATTTCGCCGCCAGATAGGGTCACCCCTCCACCAGATTCCTCATAGAAATCACGGTCTTTTAAGACTTCCTCCATCACTTCTGAGACTGTTTTTCGTTCTCCAACGGTTTCATGCCCCTTGCAGTCAGCTGTCAGCATCTCTTCTGGTGCCTTCTTTTGGGATTCGGGATTGGCACACCATGGGCATCGTAAAGGGCAACCTTTTAAAAAGACCGGTGTCCGAATGCCAGGGCCATCGTGAATACTAAAATGTTGAATGTTAAAAACAATACCTGATTCTGTCATAAGTCATTACCTTTCTTATTATCCTAATCATACCAAATAAACGTAAACAAATCAATTACGTTCGAAAGTTATTTTTTTCTTTTTATTTTGTTTAGAAACCTGATATAATAGCATTTGAGGTGTAAAATGAACAGATTAGAGAAAATTATCCAGTTAGTATCAGATCACAAACGCATAGATGTTAATAGCTTATCAGAATTACTAGGTGTTTCGAAAGTAACTGTTCGAAAAGACTTAGATAAGTTAGAAAGTAAAGGCTTGTTACGTCGCGAGCATGGTTATGCCGTTTTAAACAGCGGTGATGACTTGAATGTCCGCTTGTCTTACAATTATAATGTCAAACGTAAAATTGCTGAAAAAGCAGCGGAGTTGGTGCAGGACAACGACACCATCATGATTGAATCAGGTTCAACCTGTGCCTTGCTTGCTGAAGTCTTGTGCCAAACCAAACGCAATATTAAAATCATTACCAATTCTTGTTTTATTGCCAACTTTTTGAGGCAATATGATTCTTGCCAAATCATTCTCTTAGGAGGAAATTACCAACCTAACTCCGAAGTAACTGTCGGGCCATTGCTCAAACAAATGGTTGACCTTTTTCACGTGGATCGGGTTTTTGCGGGGACTGATGGCTTTAGCCCCGAGGTCGGTTTTATGTGTAAAGACATGATGCGTTGCGAAGGGGTGCAATACATGGCTGACGCAGCGGAAGAAACCATTATTCTAACCGATTCAAGCAAGTTCTCAAAACCTAGCTTGGTTCATCAGCTCAGCCTAGACCGGGTAAGTCGTGTCATTACAGATAAGGAGCTTGATGAAGAAAACCGCAACTTGTTAGGCTCCTTTGGGATTGCCCTAGATTTTGTCTAAACGATAAGGTGAGAGATGAGAGAAGAGAAACGGCGCTTATTGGCTAAATTAGCCTATATGTATTATATTGAGGAAAAAAGTCAGACGCAGATTGCTTCGGAAATGGGGATTTATCGAACGACGGTTTGCCGCATGTTGGCAAAGGCCAAGGAAGAAGGGATTGTGAAGATTGAGATTTCCGACTACAATCCGGAAATCTTTGCTTTGGAATCCTATGTGCAGGAAAAATATGGCCTTAAAAAAGTAGCTATTATTCCTTACCATGCTACGGACAGTCAGGCAGAAAGATTTGATCGCATTGCCAGTGAAGGGGCGGAATTTTTAAGGTCCATGGTTAAGGATGATGAGATGATTGGCATTTCTTGGGGGTCGACTATTAGTCGGATGATTGATCGGATGGACCCTAAGTCGCTTAAAGGCATTTCTGTCTACCCACTTGCTGGTGGGCCTAGTGCTATTAATGCCAACTTTCATGTCAATACCTTGGTCTATCGTCTGGCCCGTTTGTTCCACGGTCAGAGTTCCTTCATTAATGCAACCGTCATTCAGGAGAACCCAAATATTGCCCAAGGGATTCGGGAATCCAAATACTTTGAGAAGACCTTAGAGGCATGGAAAAAGCTAGACTGGGCTATTGTGGGCATTGGGGCAGAACCAGATTCTCAGAAGGAAAGCCAGTGGCGGGATTTGCTTATGGGCAGTGATTACGAAGCCTTACGTCGGTTGTCCGCTGTGGGAGAAATCTGTTGCCGCTTCTTTGACAAGGATGGGCAACCAGTCAATAGTCACCTGCAAGAACGCACTATTGGGATTAGCATTGAGGAGCTGCAAAAAGTACCAAAGGTCATGGCCATCGCTCATGGCCATGAAAAGGCAAGGGCTATTTTAGCTGCCTTAAAAGCTAATTGTATCAACTACTTGGTGACAGATGAGGCTACTATAAGGGCTCTCTTAGTGGCCGATGGAGATTCCTTTAGCCAGTAAAAATTTGTCCCTTTATGCACCTTTGTGCTTTTTAGGGGGCATTATACATTTTATGTGTAAGTATGCTTTTTTTGGAATATTTATCTTTGAAGCAGAATCAATCTATTGGGTGAGGATTGGACTGCTTTTTTGCTTTTTTTGAAAAGCGTGAAAATTTTGTTTTGGCCTTTCATGGAGAGATGAAAGCATAGTGGTTAAAAACACTTTCTGCTAGCTCGCTATGGGGAAAGCTTGTTGAGTTTTTGGTCACAGTGATTTTTCTGGCCAGGATCGGTGTGACGCTGGGCTTTTCTTTTGAAAAGAAAAATGAAAACCTTCCTTAATGGTCGGAGTTTTGACAGGATGCTTTTACCTTGGTTTCTTTTTAGGGGGATCTTTAGTCTGTTTAGAGGGGGAGGGGGTGGCTAGATTTTGGCAAAATTATAATTATTAATCTATGCAAATTATCTCCTTTTTTAAGGGATTTTCTTCCTTTTTTCCTTGCATTTTAAAGTTGACAGTTATTCAAGGCCCTTGTTATACTGTGAAATGTAACCGCTTTCGGTTCATGGTCTTACTTACGTTACTTAAAAATGCGCGCAAATAGTCAACTTAAGGAATCCATTTCACTTTACCCCTAAAGGAGAATTTACGCATGAGCGTTAATAACGAAGTACTCGCAAGAAATACAGAACTTGCTCCTAAAACTCTAGGATCCCATACTGTAGCCTTTTCACACTACAATAATTTTTCTGCTCAATTACCACTTGACCCTAAAACAGGTCAATTGGTTGAAGGAGGCATTAGAGAACAAGCTCAACAATGTTTTGAAAACTTAAAAGCAGTGATTGAAAGCATTGATCATGTCTTGTCAGATGTCGTAAGACTTTCTATTTTCGTTAAGGACATCCAAGATGTCGATACCATCAACTTAGTGCAAAAAGAATACTTCCCGACTTATGCACCATCACGTACTGTGGTTGCTGTTGATGATTTGCCAATGCAGGCTAAAGTTCAAATGGATGCTATCATCTCTAACGGTGAAGGGACTATTCCTAATGCTCCACAAGCTGGCGATTTAATCAAATTAACGAACAACACATACAATGCACCTGTTTCAGCTTTATCAACTCAAACAGTAGCTTTTTCACACTATAATAACGTGACTGCTCAATTACCAATTGACCCTAAAACAGGTCGCTTGGCCATTGGTGGTGTGAAAGAACAAGCTATCCAATGTTTGAAAAACATCAAAGCTGTCCTTGAAAGCATCGATGTACCTCTTGATGATGTTGTTAAAATGAATGTTTACCTAACTAACTTAGCAGATCTTGACGTCGTTAATGAAGTATACAAAACATTCTTACCAGATTCAGGTATTGCACGTGCTGTTAATTATTTACCAGCTCGTACTGTTGTTCCAGTTGCTGCTCTTGAAATGGGTGCATTAGTTCAAATGGAAGCAACTGTATCACACGGTGATGGTACTCCTCCACAAGCAATCGAAGACCGTCATGGCCTTATCATTGAACACTTTAACACTGAAAAAGCTCCTAAATGTGACTATTCTAGCCAAACAGTGGCTTTCTCACACTACAACCACATTTCAGGTCAACTTCCAGTTGATGCAACAAGTGGTGAATTAGTTGTTGGCGGTGTTAAAGAGCAAGCTCAAAAAGCCTTCGACCACATCCAAGCAATCATCGAAAGTGTAGATCACGTGATGGCAGATGTTGTTAAAATCAACGTTTACATGACTGATCTTAATGATATGGCTGCAGTAGAAGAAGTCTTCTCAGCAATCTTTGTTGAAACAAAACCAGCCCTTCGTTTCGTAGGTGTTTCTGAATTACCAAAAGGTGCCTCAGTTCAAATCGACGCAACAGTTGGAAACGCTGAAGGAACTCCTCCAGTAGCTTAATCTGAATAGCGGGAGTCATTGATCTTTATCGTAAAGAAAATGACTGATTGCGCCTTTAAACGAGAGAACGAATGTCACACACTTGAAGAATATTGCACTATTGTGCAATATTCTTTTTTCTTGGAAGAAGGTCACAGATGGGATAGAGCAGGACACTTTTCTATGATACAATGGTTGCGAAAGAAACAAAAATGTTTACGAAAGTAATAAGGAGCTGTGACCATGACCCAAACAAAACACTATTTTGGCCAATTAACAGATAGAATGAACAAGTATCGTGAAGCAGTCTTAACCAAAAAACCTTATATTGATGCGGAACGTGCCTTGCTAGTGACTGAAACTTACAAAAAACACATGGATAAGCCGGCCAATCTCAAAAGAGCATATATGTTGCAAAACATTTTGGAACATATGACCATTTATATTGAAGATGACAGTTTCATTGCTGGTAACCAAGCATCCTCTAATAAAGATGCTCCCATTTTTCCAGAATATACTCTGGAATTTGTCATCAATGAACTAGATCTCTTTGAAAAACGTGATGGGGATGTTTTCTACATCACTGAAGAAACCAAAGAACAATTACGTTCTATTGCGCCTTTCTGGGAAAACAATAACTTACGAGCACGCGCAGGAGCTCTCCTTCCAAAAGAAGTGGATGTCTACATGGAAACCGGCTTCTTTGGTATGGAAGGCAAAATGAACTCAGGCGACGCGCACTTAGCTGTTAACTATCAAAAAGTGCTAGAATATGGGCTTAAAGGATTTGAAGAAAGAGCGCGTGCTGCTAAGGATGCCTTAGATTTAACGGTTCCAGAAAACATCGATAAATACCATTTTTACGATTCCATTTTTATTGTCATTGATGCCGTTAAAACTTATGCGCATCGCTATGCTTCATTAGCTCGCGAAATGGCTGAAAATGCCAGTCCAGAACGCAAAT
This window encodes:
- a CDS encoding RidA family protein, yielding MSVNNEVLARNTELAPKTLGSHTVAFSHYNNFSAQLPLDPKTGQLVEGGIREQAQQCFENLKAVIESIDHVLSDVVRLSIFVKDIQDVDTINLVQKEYFPTYAPSRTVVAVDDLPMQAKVQMDAIISNGEGTIPNAPQAGDLIKLTNNTYNAPVSALSTQTVAFSHYNNVTAQLPIDPKTGRLAIGGVKEQAIQCLKNIKAVLESIDVPLDDVVKMNVYLTNLADLDVVNEVYKTFLPDSGIARAVNYLPARTVVPVAALEMGALVQMEATVSHGDGTPPQAIEDRHGLIIEHFNTEKAPKCDYSSQTVAFSHYNHISGQLPVDATSGELVVGGVKEQAQKAFDHIQAIIESVDHVMADVVKINVYMTDLNDMAAVEEVFSAIFVETKPALRFVGVSELPKGASVQIDATVGNAEGTPPVA